A window of Vigna radiata var. radiata cultivar VC1973A unplaced genomic scaffold, Vradiata_ver6 scaffold_194, whole genome shotgun sequence contains these coding sequences:
- the LOC111240515 gene encoding glyoxylate/hydroxypyruvate reductase HPR3-like, whose product MYSLPHHTSQPPSMEDQNQCTANDQQMQNLNLPKVLLHGPPGFSSVLQPPYSQNFHLLNHSSLPLHQFAATHSQHCATVAAVLCDGGYPLTADMLSLFPSLRLVITTSAGTDHVDLDECRRRGIQVAGAGNLFSEDVADLAVALLIDVVMKISAADRSLRKRQVYSRAITLASKVRDFV is encoded by the coding sequence ATGTACTCACTCCCACACCACACTTCACAACCACCATCAATGGAAGACCAAAACCAGTGTACGGCAAATGATCAACAGATGCAAAACCTTAATCTCCCCAAAGTCCTTCTTCATGGTCCCCCAGGTTTTTCCTCTGTTCTCCAACCACCCTATTCTCAAAACTTCCATCTTTTAAACCACTCTTCGCTTCCACTTCACCAGTTTGCGGCCACCCACTCTCAACACTGCGCCACCGTGGCCGCCGTCCTCTGTGACGGGGGCTACCCCCTCACCGCCGACATGCTTAGTCTCTTTCCTTCCCTCCGCCTCGTTATCACTACCAGTGCCGGCACTGATCACGTCGACCTGGACGAGTGCCGCCGCCGCGGAATTCAGGTTGCCGGTGCCGGAAATTTGTTTTCCGAGGACGTCGCCGATTTAGCGGTGGCTTTGTTGATCGACGTGGTGATGAAGATTTCCGCAGCGGATCGGAGTCTGAGAAAACGACAAGTTTATTCACGAGCTATTACGCTTGCTTCCAAGGTTCGTGACTTTGTATAA
- the LOC106779376 gene encoding glyoxylate/hydroxypyruvate reductase HPR3, translating into MFIQPIVSGKRVGIVGLGRIGLEVAHRLEALECMVSYNSRKQKPFVPYPFYSTVLELATNTDVLVLCCSLNDQTRHMINKEVMLALGKGGVIVNVGRGALIDEKQLINCLMEGEIGGAGLDVFENEPLVDEHFFSLDNVVLSPHAGFSTLDSYLAICQLLGRNLEAFFSNNPLITPVI; encoded by the exons ATGTTTATCCAGCCAATA GTATCAGGAAAGAGAGTTGGAATAGTAGGGTTGGGAAGAATAGGGTTGGAGGTGGCACATAGGCTTGAGGCCTTGGAGTGCATGGTATCCTACAACTCTAGGAAGCAGAAACCCTTTGTTCCATACCCTTTCTATTCTACTGTTCTTGAACTTGCCACTAACACCGATGTCCTTGTTCTCTGTTGTTCCCTCAATGACCAAACACGCCACATGATCAACAAAGAAGTCATGCTGGCACTGGGAAAAGGAGGAGTTATTGTCAATGTGGGAAGAGGAGCTTTGatagatgaaaaacaactcatcAACTGTTTGATGGAAGGTGAAATTGGAGGTGCTGGTTTGGATGTCTTTGAGAATGAGCCTCTTGTTGATGAACACTTCTTTTCCTTGGATAATGTAGTTCTATCACCACATGCAGGTTTTTCCACTTTAGACTCTTATCTTGCTATTTGCCAACTTCTCGGACGTAATTTGGAAGCTTTTTTCTCTAATAACCCTCTCATTACTCCTGTCATTTAG
- the LOC106779355 gene encoding probable carboxylesterase 9: MSSSSFDPYAHLGFSKNPDGTITRLLSKTPTVEANPEPSPGTTVVSKDVTVNAEKKTWVRIFRPTKLPSNDNTVARLPIVIYFHNGGFVLFTPNGIDSHKKCSLIADDVPSIVVSASFRLAPEHRLPTQYQDAYDAVLWVKNQLNNPNGEKWLRDYGDPSRCYLYGCDCGANIAFNVSMQIADTDLKPLRIRGLVLNQPMFGGEKRTGSELKFAADQVLPLPVLDLLWSMALPKGTDRDHRYCNPMVKGPHHDNVRKVAKCLVVGFNGDIMVDRQQEFVTMLVKCGVQVEARFDQVGFHDIDMVDPARASAVVNIAKDFILG, encoded by the exons ATGTCTTCGTCTTCATTCGACCCTTACGCACACCTTGGCTTCAGCAAGAACCCCGACGGCACCATCACACGTTTATTATCAAAAACACCAACCGTGGAGGCCAACCCCGAGCCTTCACCCGGAACCACCGTCGTTTCAAAAGATGTAACCGTCAACGCCGAAAAGAAAACATGGGTCCGAATCTTTCGACCCACCAAGCTCCCTTCCAACGACAACACGGTGGCGCGTTTGCCCATCGTCATTTACTTCCACAACGGTGGCTTTGTGCTCTTCACTCCTAACGGGATCGACAGCCATAAGAAGTGCTCGCTTATCGCCGATGATGTCCCCTCCATCGTTGTCTCCGCCTCTTTTCGCCTTGCGCCGGAGCATCGTCTCCCTACACAGTACCAAGACGCATACGACGCCGTTTTGTGGGTGAAGAACCAATTAAACAACCCCAATGGAGAGAAATGGTTAAGAGATTATGGGGACCCTTCTAGATGCTACCTATATGGCTGTGATTGTGGTGCCAATATAGCTTTCAACGTTTCCATGCAg ATTGCTGACACAGATTTGAAGCCATTAAGGATTCGTGGTTTGGTCCTGAACCAACCGATGTTTGGAGGGGAGAAGAGAACGGGATCAGAGCTGAAGTTTGCAGCAGATCAAGTATTACCTTTGCCAGTGTTGGACTTGTTGTGGAGTATGGCTTTGCCTAAAGGGACAGATCGGGATCATAGGTATTGCAACCCTATGGTGAAGGGACCACACCATGATAATGTTAGGAAGGTGGCCAAGTGTCTTGTTGTAGGGTTCAATGGGGACATCATGGTGGATCGACAACAAGAATTTGTGACCATGTTGGTCAAATGTGGGGTGCAAGTTGAAGCACGTTTTGACCAAGTGGGCTTCCATGATATTGACATGGTGGATCCTGCTAGGGCTAGTGCTGTTGTAAATATTGCCAAGGACTTTATTCTTGGTTGA
- the LOC106779356 gene encoding uncharacterized protein LOC106779356, which translates to MVDSYCDLVTNLWSKREDDSLCYEQARDQRIKDNMERMHKLGLFDLSLKLKRPEQKPLPKKKKTIQPNHSPQRRSSRCRLFPFYLQLETHFHFGVGDCESAWELYVDGYDEDGNRIYDPIKGETCHQCSTIHCTLFTM; encoded by the exons ATGGTTGATTCTTATTGCGATTTAGTAACCAATCTAT GGTCCAAAAGAGAAGATGATTCTTTATGTTACGAGCAAGCTAGGGACCAAAGGATCAAAGACAACATGGAGAGAATGCACAAGCTTGGCTTGTTCGACTTATCTCTCAAACTCAAACGCCCTGAACAAAAGCCTCTCCCCAAGAAAAAGAAGACCATCCAACCCAACCATTCGCCCCAGAGACGCTCCTCCAG ATGTCGCCTTTTCCCTTTCTATTTGCAACTGGAAACACATTTCCATTTTGGAG TGGGAGACTGTGAGAGTGCTTGGGAATTGTATGTGGATGGATATGATGAGGATGGGAACCGTATATATGATCCAATCAAAGGAGAGACATGCCATCAATGCAGTACTATTCATTGCACATTATTCACTATGTAg
- the LOC106779354 gene encoding UTP:RNA uridylyltransferase 1-like has product MVYTCSMTNNGRAQEEEVPASSSDARTMLLELQKQLDELEKRHAEEIAAFKEEITKMKRKLEEVGQDCSKGPSLKTQRKLATSKNADMSRHCREKDAISSDSRGESILSQPARMYKSRSVCRRDTDVLSVPFLAIYESLIPPEEEKKKEKQVLALLEKLVRKEWPAAKLHLYGSRANSFGVSKSDIDVCLVIEEAGLKKAKIIRKLADVLRSDNLQNVQALTGARVPIVKLMDPVTGIPCNISINKLLAVVNTKLLRDYALIDPRLRQLAFIIKHWAKSRRVNETYHRTLSSYAYVLMCIHYLQMRRPAILPCLQEMETTYSVTVDDINCAFFDKVEKLRDFGRHNKETIAQLVRGFFHFWAYCHDYANSVISVRTGSIISKREKGWFIGTDNDRHLICIEDPFETSHDLGRVVDEYSIKVLREEFERAAEIMLNDPNPCIKLFKLYVPS; this is encoded by the exons ATGGTGTATACCTGTAGCATGACCAACAATGGAAGAGCGCAGGAAGAGGAGGTTCCGGCGAGCAGTTCAGATGCGAGGACTATGCTCCTAGAACTGCAAAAGCAGCTAGATGAGTTAGAAAAGAGACATGCGGAGGAGATAGCCGCGTTCAAAGAAGAAATAACTAAGATGAAGAGGAAGCTTGAAGAAGTAGGTCAGGATTGTTCCAAAGGTccaagcttgaagacccaaagGAAATTAGCCACATCAAAGAATGCTGACATGTCTCGGCATTGTCGAGAGAAG GATGCCATATCATCGGATTCAAGAGGGGAGAGCATCCTAAGCCAGCCGGCAAGAATGTACAAGAGTCGGTCAGTTTGTCGAAGGGACACTGATGTTCTTAGTGTTCCTTTCCTTGCAATATATGAGTCTCTAATACCTcctgaagaagaaaagaagaaggaaaagcaAGTACTGGCATTATTGGAGAAATTAGTTAGAAAAGAATGGCCAGCAGCTAAGCTTCATCTCTATGGATCACGTGCTAATTCGTTTGGTGTTTCTAAAAGTGACATTGATGTTTGCCTTGTTATTGAGGAAGCAGGCCTGAAGAAAGCTAAGATTATAAGGAAATTGGCGGATGTTTTGCGATCAGATAATCTGCAGAACGTGCAG GCATTGACAGGTGCACGGGTTCCCATAGTAAAGCTCATGGATCCAGTGACAGGAATCCCTTGTAACATAAGCATTAACAAACTTCTAGCTGTTGTGAATACAAAGCTTCTTCGGGATTATGCACTCATAGATCCAAGGTTACGGCAGCTAGCCTTCATTATCAAACATTGGGCTAAGTCAAGAAGAGTCAATGAAACTTACCATAGAACTCTGTCTAGCTATGC gtATGTTTTGATGTGCATTCATTATTTACAAATGAGAAGGCCTGCAATCCTTCCATGCTTGCAG GAGATGGAGACAACGTATTCTGTGACTGTGGATGATATTAATTGTGCTTTCTTTGATAAAGTTGAAAAACTTAGAGATTTTGGTCGCCACAACAAGGAAACAATTGCTCAGCTTGTGCGGGGATTTTTCCACTTTTGGGCATATTGTCATGATTATGCAAATTCTGTTATATCTGTACGCACAGGAAGCATTATCAG CAAACGAGAGAAGGGCTGGTTTATAGGGACTGACAATGATCGGCATTTGATATGTATAGAGGATCCTTTTGAAACATCTCATGATCTTGGGCGAGTGGTAGATGAATATAGCATCAAAGTTCTGAGGGAAGAGTTTGAACGTGCTGCTGAAATTATGCTGAATGATCCAAATCCgtgtattaaactttttaagCTCTATGTTCCCAGTTGA